Proteins from a genomic interval of Trifolium pratense cultivar HEN17-A07 linkage group LG6, ARS_RC_1.1, whole genome shotgun sequence:
- the LOC123890881 gene encoding GDSL esterase/lipase At1g54790-like isoform X2, which yields MMGNSKNNMVIIIHIVVLFSICLAVANSVEFNFPAVFNLGDSNSDTGELSVGLGFQLVLPYGQNYFKTPSGRACDGRLIVDFLITNNQISMATDNNCSPCIILTIITIFLLPSSKSIIHLDFPAVFNFGDSNSDTGTLVTAGFESLYPPNGQTYFHPPSGRYSDGRLIVDFLMDALDLPFLNAYLDSLGLPNFKKGCNFAAAGSTILPATASSICPFSFGIQVSQFLRFKARALELLAAKGRKFDKYVPSEDIFEKGLYMFDIGQNDLAGAFYSKTLDQVLASIPTILLEFETGIKRLYDEGARHFWIHNTGPLGCLPQNVAKFGTDPSKLDEQGCVSAHNQAAKTFNLQLHSLCSKLQGQYPDSNVTYVDIFTIKSNLIANYSRYGFEQPIMACCGYGGPPLNYDSRVTCGNTKILNGTTVTAKGCNDSSEYINWDGIHYTETANQYAASQILTGKYSDPPFSDKMPFLLKLKI from the exons ATGATGGGTAATTCCAAGAATAATAtggttattattattcatattgTTGTGTTATTTTCTATATGTTTGGCAGTGGCAAATTCGGTTGAGTTTAATTTTCCAGCAGTATTCAACTTGGGTGATTCAAATTCGGACACAGGTGAACTTTCAGTTGGATTGGGGTTTCAGCTTGTCCTACCTTATGGACAGAACTACTTCAAAACTCCTTCTGGAAGGGCATGTGATGGTCGTCTCATTGTTGATTTCCTAA TAACTAATAATCAAATATCCATGGCTACCGACAACAATTGTAGCCCTTGCATAATTCTAACTATCATTACCATATTCTTATTACCTTCTTCCAAATCCATCATTCACTTAGATTTTCCAGCAGTTTTTAACTTCGGCGACTCAAATTCTGATACCGGTACCCTTGTTACCGCCGGTTTTGAAAGCCTTTACCCACCAAATGGTCAAACTTACTTTCATCCACCATCAGGAAGATACTCAGATGGCCGTCTCATCGTTGATTTTCTTA TGGATGCATTGGATTTGCCATTCCTAAATGCATATTTGGATTCATTGGGtttgccaaattttaagaaagGTTGCAACTTTGCAGCAGCAGGTTCAACTATCCTTCCAGCCACTGCATCATCCATCTGTCCTTTCTCCTTTGGGATACAGGTTTCTCAGTTCCTCCGGTTCAAAGCTCGCGCTCTTGAATTGCTTGCAGCAAAAG GTAGGAAATTCGATAAGTATGTCCCAAGCGAAGATATTTTCGAGAAGGGATTGTACATGTTTGACATTGGCCAGAATGATCTTGCTGGTGCATTTTATTCAAAAACATTAGACCAAGTACTTGCTTCAATTCCAACAATTCTTTTAGAATTTGAAACTGGAATTAAG AGACTATATGATGAGGGAGCAAGACATTTCTGGATACACAATACAGGTCCTCTTGGATGCTTACCACAGAATGTTGCCAAATTTGGAACTGATCCATCAAAGCTTGATGAACAAGGATGTGTTAGTGCACACAACCAAGCTGCTAAAACCTTCAATCTACAGCTTCATTCTTTGTGTAGTAAATTGCAGGGTCAATATCCAGATTCAAATGTCACATATGTTGATATCTTCACCATAAAATCAAACCTCATTGCAAACTATTCTAGATACG GGTTTGAACAACCTATTATGGCATGTTGTGGATATGGAGGTCCACCATTGAACTATGACAGTAGAGTTACTTGTGGGAACACAAAGATTTTGAATGGAACAACAGTTACAGCAAAAGGTTGTAATGATAGTTCTGAGTATATAAACTGGGATGGAATTCATTACACTGAAACTGCAAATCAATATGCTGCATCACAAATTCTCACCGGAAAATACTCCGACCCTCCTTTCTCAGACAAAATGCCATTCCTTCTCAAGCTCAAGAtctaa
- the LOC123890877 gene encoding glutathione synthetase, chloroplastic-like: MDAVADFSFATPTTRLLPFSTFTLFHRPHLYSSSSFIYFSKPLMAHNHHHHLTMSPVTINGHQQQQQNSSIIVPPFDHHDDYYHSIDEKLLDNIAYDALVWASLHGLLMGDKSYQKSGMVPGVGLMHAPFALFPTPFPQTKWNQASDLAPIFNELVDRVSLDGQFLQESLSRTKKVDEFTSRLLDIHSKMLQLNKKEDIRLGLHRSDYMLDEQTKSLLQIELNTISSSFAGFGSLVTELHRYILSRHGKLLGLDSEKIPANNAVNQYAEALAKAWSEYNNPRAVIMIVVQAEERNMYDQHFLSAVLRDKHGITIVRKTLAEVDQEGEILPDGTLSVNGQEVAVVYFRAGYTPADYPSESEWAARLLMEQSSAIKCPSISYHLVGTKKIQQELAKPGVLERFLENKDDIAKMRECFAGLWSLDDSDIVQKAIERPELFVMKPQREGGGNNIYGDAVRDTLIKLQKLGSQEDAAYILMQRIFPTASAAVLMRNGCWHKDRAISELGIFGTYLRNKDTVIVNNQSGYLMRTKISSSDEGGVAAGFAVIDSVYLT, encoded by the exons ATGGATGCTGTTGCTGATTTCAGTTTTGCCACTCCCACTACTAGGCTGCTACCTTTTTCCACATTTACCCTTTTCCACCGTCCCCACttatattcttcttcttcttttatatACTTCTCCAAACCTCTTATGGctcataatcatcatcatcatctcacTATGTCACCTGTCACCATTAACGgccatcaacaacaacaacaaaattcttCCATCATCGTTCCACCATTCGATCATCATGATGATTATTATCACAGTATTGATGAAAAACTCCTAGATAACATCGCTTATGATGCTCTTGTTTGGGCCTCTCTTCACGGCCTCCTTATGGGCGATAAATCTTATCAG AAATCAGGAATGGTTCCTGGTGTGGGATTGATGCATGCTCCGTTTGCCTTATTCCCTACGCCATTTCCACAAACTAAATGGAATCAAGCTTCTGATTTGGCACCTATATTCAATGAACTTGTTGATCGTGTCAGCTTAGACGGTCAATTTCTTCAGGAATCTCTCTCCAG GACTAAGAAAGTGGACGAATTTACATCTAGACTTTTAGATATTCATTCCAAGATGCTACAGCTTAACAAAAAAGAG GATATACGGTTGGGACTACATCGTTCAGATTATATGCTTGATGAGCAGACTAAATCGCTTTTGCAAATAGAGCTCAACACtatttcatcttcatttgcTGGTTTTGGTAGTCTTGTTACCGAACTTCATAG GTACATACTTTCTCGCCATGGAAAATTGCTTGGGCTGGATTCAGAAAAGATTCCTGCCAACAATGCTGTCAATCAGTATGCAGAGGCATTGGCTAAAGCTTGGAGCGAGTATAATAACCCAAG GGCTGTGATTATGATTGTAGTGCAGGCTGAAGAGCGAAACATGTATGACCAGCATTTTCTTTCTGCGGTTCTAAGAGACAA GCATGGTATTACAATTGTACGCAAAACGTTGGCAGAAGTTGACCAAGAAGGAGAGATTCTACCGGATGGAACGCTTTCTGT tAATGGACAAGAAGTTGCAGTCGTTTACTTCAGGGCTGGCTATACTCCAGCTGATTATCCTTCAGAATCA GAATGGGCAGCTAGGCTACTGATGGAACAATCTTCTGCTATCAAATGCCCTTCAATATCTTATCATTTGGTTGGCACCAAGAAGATTCAACAAGAACTTGCAAAGCCCGGTGTTCTTGAGAG GTTCCTTGAAAACAAAGATGATATTGCGAAAATGCGTGAATGCTTTGCAGGACTGTGGAGTTTGGATGACTCGGATATTGTTCAAAAAGCAATTGAAAGACCTGAATTATTTGTGATGAAGCCTCAAAGAGAAGGAGGAG GAAACAATATTTACGGTGATGCTGTGAGGGACACCCTCATAAAATTGCAGAAATTAGGCTCTCAAGAAGATGCAGCTTACATACTTATGCAGAGGATATTTCCAACTGCTTCTGCTGCAGTTTTGATGCGTAATGGTTGTTGGCACAAGGACCGTGCCATCTCAGAACTAGGGATATTTGGTACATATTTAAG GAATAAGGATACGGTTATCGTGAATAATCAAAGTGGCTATTTAATGCGTACAAAAATCTCATCATCTGACGAAGGTGGGGTTGCAGCTGGTTTTGCTGTAATAGATAGTGTATACCTCACTTGA
- the LOC123890881 gene encoding GDSL esterase/lipase At1g54790-like isoform X1, producing MMGNSKNNMVIIIHIVVLFSICLAVANSVEFNFPAVFNLGDSNSDTGELSVGLGFQLVLPYGQNYFKTPSGRACDGRLIVDFLMDALDLPFLNAYLDSLGLPNFKKGCNFAAAGSTILPATASSICPFSFGIQVSQFLRFKARALELLAAKGRKFDKYVPSEDIFEKGLYMFDIGQNDLAGAFYSKTLDQVLASIPTILLEFETGIKRLYDEGARHFWIHNTGPLGCLPQNVAKFGTDPSKLDEQGCVSAHNQAAKTFNLQLHSLCSKLQGQYPDSNVTYVDIFTIKSNLIANYSRYGFEQPIMACCGYGGPPLNYDSRVTCGNTKILNGTTVTAKGCNDSSEYINWDGIHYTETANQYAASQILTGKYSDPPFSDKMPFLLKLKI from the exons ATGATGGGTAATTCCAAGAATAATAtggttattattattcatattgTTGTGTTATTTTCTATATGTTTGGCAGTGGCAAATTCGGTTGAGTTTAATTTTCCAGCAGTATTCAACTTGGGTGATTCAAATTCGGACACAGGTGAACTTTCAGTTGGATTGGGGTTTCAGCTTGTCCTACCTTATGGACAGAACTACTTCAAAACTCCTTCTGGAAGGGCATGTGATGGTCGTCTCATTGTTGATTTCCTAA TGGATGCATTGGATTTGCCATTCCTAAATGCATATTTGGATTCATTGGGtttgccaaattttaagaaagGTTGCAACTTTGCAGCAGCAGGTTCAACTATCCTTCCAGCCACTGCATCATCCATCTGTCCTTTCTCCTTTGGGATACAGGTTTCTCAGTTCCTCCGGTTCAAAGCTCGCGCTCTTGAATTGCTTGCAGCAAAAG GTAGGAAATTCGATAAGTATGTCCCAAGCGAAGATATTTTCGAGAAGGGATTGTACATGTTTGACATTGGCCAGAATGATCTTGCTGGTGCATTTTATTCAAAAACATTAGACCAAGTACTTGCTTCAATTCCAACAATTCTTTTAGAATTTGAAACTGGAATTAAG AGACTATATGATGAGGGAGCAAGACATTTCTGGATACACAATACAGGTCCTCTTGGATGCTTACCACAGAATGTTGCCAAATTTGGAACTGATCCATCAAAGCTTGATGAACAAGGATGTGTTAGTGCACACAACCAAGCTGCTAAAACCTTCAATCTACAGCTTCATTCTTTGTGTAGTAAATTGCAGGGTCAATATCCAGATTCAAATGTCACATATGTTGATATCTTCACCATAAAATCAAACCTCATTGCAAACTATTCTAGATACG GGTTTGAACAACCTATTATGGCATGTTGTGGATATGGAGGTCCACCATTGAACTATGACAGTAGAGTTACTTGTGGGAACACAAAGATTTTGAATGGAACAACAGTTACAGCAAAAGGTTGTAATGATAGTTCTGAGTATATAAACTGGGATGGAATTCATTACACTGAAACTGCAAATCAATATGCTGCATCACAAATTCTCACCGGAAAATACTCCGACCCTCCTTTCTCAGACAAAATGCCATTCCTTCTCAAGCTCAAGAtctaa
- the LOC123890880 gene encoding glutathione synthetase, chloroplastic-like — translation MVVGSGSLLQFGITTTTQFCTKTFPSSLIFSTSSTSSHRSLVSLSVPKNMSHQSQLLSLSSTNGSSSLAVPIFHNYHQIDEKVVQDIVYDALVFATLNGLLVGDKSVERSGRVPGIGLVHLPFSLLPPPLPQTHWKQACDLAPLFNELVDRVSLDGNFLQQSLSRTKKADEFTSRLLDIHSKMLEINKKEEIRLGLFRSDYMLDEKTKSLLQIEMNTISTSFSGVGCVMTELHRNILSHYGKLLGLDSKRVPVNTADSQYAEALAKAWSEYNNPRAVIIVVVQDEERNMYDQHFVSAILRERHHITTIRKTLAEIDQEGEILPDGTLSVNGQAIAIVYFRAGYTPVDYPSESEWRARLLIEQSSAIKCPNISYHLVGTKKIQQELAKPGVLERFFENKEDIAKLRKSFAGLWSLEDSDIVKQAIEKPELFVMKPQREGGGNNIYGDDLRESLLKLQKVGSQEDAAYILMQRIFPANTAAILMRNGFLHKDHVISEFGIFSTYLRNKDKVIVNNESGYMVRTKPSLSDEGGVLPGYGVIDSVYLT, via the exons ATGGTTGTTGGATCTGGTTCCTTGCTTCAATTTGgtattactactactactcaATTCTGCACTAAAACATTTCCTTCTTCCTTAATCTTTTCTACTAGTAGTACTTCCTCACATAGATCACTAGTGTCACTTTCTGTCCCTAAAAACATGTCTCATCAGTCTCAACTTTTGAGCTTGAGTTCTACCAATGGTTCTTCTTCCTTGGCGGTTCCCATCTTTCATAATTATCATCAGATTGATGAAAAAGTTGTACAAGATATTGTTTATGATGCTCTTGTTTTTGCTACTCTCAATGGTCTCCTTGTTGGTGATAAATCTGTTGAG AGATCAGGAAGAGTTCCTGGTATAGGGTTGGTGCATCTCCCATTTTCCTTATTACCTCCTCCATTACCTCAAACTCATTGGAAGCAAGCTTGTGATTTGGCACCTTTATTCAATGAACTTGTTGATCGTGTCAGTTTGGATGGAAACTTTCTCCAACAATCCCTCTCCAG AACTAAGAAAGCAGATGAATTTACCTCTAGACTTTTAGATATTCATTCCAAAATGCTTGAGATTAACAAAAAAGAG GAAATACGGTTGGGATTATTTCGTTCAGATTACATGCTTGATGAAAAGACTAAATCACTTTTGCAAATTGAGATGAACACTATTTCCACTTCATTTTCTGGTGTTGGTTGTGTTATGACTGAACTTCACAG GAACATACTTTCTCATTATGGAAAATTGCTTGGACTAGATTCCAAAAGGGTTCCTGTCAATACGGCTGACAGTCAGTATGCGGAGGCGTTGGCTAAAGCTTGGAGTGAATATAATAACCCTAG GGCTGTGATTATCGTTGTGGTTCAGGATGAAGAACGGAACATGTATGACCAGCATTTTGTTTCTGCAATTCTAAGAGAAAG GCATCATATTACAACCATACGGAAAACGTTGGCAGAAATTGATCAAGAAGGAGAAATTCTGCCAGATGGAACACTATCTGT GAATGGACAGGCAATTGCAATCGTTTACTTCCGCGCTGGCTATACACCAGTTGACTATCCTTCGGAATCA GAATGGAGAGCTAGGTTACTGATAGAACAATCTTCTGCTATCAAATGCCCTAACATATCTTATCATTTGGTTGGCACCAAGAAGATTCAACAGGAACTTGCAAAACCCGGTGTTCTTGAGAG GTTCTTTGAAAACAAAGAGGATATTGCGAAACTGCGTAAATCCTTTGCAGGGTTATGGAGTTTGGAGGACTCGGATATTGTTAAACAAGCAATTGAGAAGCCAGAGCTATTTGTGATGAAGCCGCAAAGAGAAGGAGGAG GAAACAATATTTACGGCGATGATCTTAGGGAGAGTCTTCTAAAATTACAGAAAGTAGGTTCTCAAGAAGACGCCGCTTACATACTTATGCAGAGGATATTTCCAGCTAATACAGCGGCAATTTTGATGCGTAATGGTTTCTTGCATAAAGATCATGTCATTTCAGAATTTGGAATATTCAGTACTTATTTAAG GAATAAGGATAAGGTTATTGTGAATAATGAAAGTGGCTATATGGTGCGTACGAAACCATCATTATCTGATGAAGGTGGAGTTTTACCTGGTTATGGAGTAATAGATAGTGTATACCTCACTTGA
- the LOC123890879 gene encoding uncharacterized protein LOC123890879, giving the protein MRVWRVHHQNDQRQCSYGVLRWVLVWISVCYIVFTIGPPSRWRLKESSCPQCDDCYCSSAEYPLGSLDCGKHDPAMNVEMTKDQLTMLSEELKLQKVVANETLEHTKRLVTNARNTFSHYKSEAEKCNIGMETCEEARERAEAELVEERRLTAIWENRARDYGWKDTR; this is encoded by the exons ATGAGGGTGTGGAGGGTTCATCATCAAAACGATCAAAGGCAATGTTCATATGGTGTTTTGAGGTGGGTTTTGGTTTGGATTAGTGTGTGTTACATTGTATTCACAATTGGACCACCATCAAGATGGCGCTTGAAGGAATCTTCTTGTCCTCAATGTGATGATTGTTACTGCTCTTCAGCTGAATATCCACTTGGTTCTCTAG ATTGTGGAAAACATGATCCAGCAATGAATGTGGAAATGACCAAGGATCAACTAACAATGTTATCTGAGGAGTTAAAGTTGCAGAAAGTTGTAGCCAATGAGACCTTGGAACACACCAAAAGATTAGTCACAAATGCCAGAAATACTTTTTCACATTATAAATCAGAAGCAGAAAAGTGCAATATAGGGATGGAAACTTGTGAAGAAGCGAGGGAGAGGGCAGAGGCAGAGCTTGTGGAAGAGCGTCGGTTGACAGCCATTTGGGAAAATCGAGCTCGCGATTATGGGTGGAAGGACACGAGATAG